In Cryptomeria japonica chromosome 1, Sugi_1.0, whole genome shotgun sequence, the sequence CTCAACTACAATATAAATCCCAAACACTATTTTAACCAACCAACACCCAACTCTAATATAAGTCCAAAACACCATTTTAGTCACAGCCAACAGGAATGTCAGTCCAGATCACCATTTTAACAAGCAACCAACTCCAAGAAGCCAAACCATCATTTTAACTCGCACCCAAGTTGAACATGAATTCAAAGCACAATTTTGACCAACCCCCAACTGGAACATCATTATAACAACACCCAAATCCACTACAATTGCAAACCACCATTTCAGCAAacaccaaatcaaacaataacaTCAAATAAAAATCCCCTTTTGGATCCTCCCAATCCCAGTAGGAAACCAAAATGCATTTTGAAGCCACTTCCAAATTACAACATCAAAGACTCAAGAAAGAACATGAATTCTGCTCTACCCATATCTGCCTGAAAAGAAAATCCCCAAAACAAAAAAGTAAAACATAAATTGAACTCAGATTTAGGCCCCTGACCTCAGCAGCTAAGTATTCAAGCACAGCTGCCAAATAGACAGGAGCTCCTGTGCCCACTCTCTTGGCATACCTTCCCTTCCTAAGATACCTTCCAATCCTTCCAACAGGGAACTGTAGCCCTGCCTTGACTGATTTGGACACCCCCTTCTTCTTAGGGCCTCCTCCCTTTCTACCCCCTGCACCCTTTTTGGCCTTTGCTCCAGACTCCATTCTTAATCAAAAAACTAATCTGCTAAAAGACAATTGAACCAGTAGATACCAAAATGCTGGATAGACCTTATCAGATGGAAATTGGACATTGGGGTTACAAAGTATTTGTAGTTATTACCAGAATCTGGGTGAGGATGAAGGGGACAAGACGTTGGATTAGAAGTGAAACGGATGGCCCAGATTTATTCTAAATCGATCCTAGTTTTCTGTGCCCAACCAATGGGATTTCAGCTTGGTTGAGGAGAAGTCGCATGGGGGTCCACACCTAAAATGACTGGATTAGATTCATTCCCAGCTCAGAGCACAGGTTATTGGAAGGGAATCTAATCTTCCTCCATCACTTATACAAAATTCATGCCACGCACTACTGACTTGTTAATAGCTTGCAGGGATAGGAGAGAATCTAAGTATATGATCATCAAAGCAGTTTAATGAGATTATATAAAAGCATAAATAATTTGAATTTGGGTATTTGCAGAGAAGTTCTTGAACATTTGTGTACCAGATTTTTCAAACATGGATGCTTCCAAGCTTCAGATTGTTTAAAGCTTTGGTGCCTTGTTTCTGGGGTGTGTGTCATTTTTGCGTTCCATAGGCTGGAAGTTTATCATTGAAGTATGTTGTATTCTTTCAAGGATATCAGTAAGTTGTTCCAGGTCATACTTAATTATCTATCATTCAAATGTTTTAGATTATATTAAAGAATAGGTCAATAGATTTTAATGATAAATCATAATTATATTATTGAATGTAATCTTCTGTCAAGatttgatgatggataattgaATGTGATTTATAAAATGTTTTGGAGATAAATTATTTAGTAGGATTTAAAAAGTTAATGTTTATAAATTCAATATATAATTTTTcgtatatttgattttttttcatctTAAAATTAATATTGTCAAAATAATTTATGAATTTTTTGTtatgatgatattaaaaaaaaatgttttgatttaatatacaatattattttaatttgaTGAAAATTGCACACTTGTGCCTTTTGCTCTTATGTTTTGAGTTAACTTTGATTAGAATATCATAAATTTAGTTATCAGAATCATAAATGTAGTTACTAGTTGATAAGTGACATATTCTTATGCAAAACTAGCTCATGATCTCTAAATTTGCATTTGTGATCCATGGACCTGTTTTCCATTATCGTAGATTAGATCGGCAAGTGTAAATTTAACCCAAATCACTTCCTATATAAGGGTCTAACCCCATGTCCCCATGTTGCTACTTatgtacaatttctacttaaatttAAGCAGATTTAAGCAGTCGGAGTGTTCctatataaaattttaattatgtttattgtaaAACATGACACATGACTTCATAGTTTTTTTCCTCTCTTTTTATTTGCCTccatttttttgcaaaaaatattATTAAGAAGATCATTTGAGATGACTATATAAAAATTGCTAGGAAATAAGGTTTACACTCAATAATTTGATTAGTTTGTAGTTAGGTTAGTTAGGAAGTTCATCGTTGAAAGTTAGTTTTGTATGAGAAAATAACGACTTAATAAAGCCAATACCTTAGATGTAATAAAAAACTGAATGctgataatataatatattttttataatataaagCCAATTTGGTCATATTGTTAAAAGGTGCATTATTAGTTGATTCTGACACCTTCTCTCTTCATTTTAATTATGACCACACATATTGCTTGTATTATCGAGGCTATTTATGCTACACTCGGTAGGGGAGACTCATGTTAAAATTGGTAGAAAGAGTGTAAAAGTAACAATTTGGAGGTTGGAGAAAATGGAGGTAGGAGGATATCTGTCATCTCAAGCTAACTTCTTGCTCGGGGATGATTCATTGCATGAGAAGCAACAATAGTTTTATTGTTTGAATCCCTTCATGGAGAAAGGAGGGGTTttgcatgttggcattatgtgaaccggtatgtggacatgatgacattgtatgttgtcattgatgtcaatatgatgaagaggtgtgaatcggcatatgtgagaaccggtataacactgtgaatcgacatttgtgccaaagtgaagcggtgtgcttgttcatgatgaaccgacatatggaagtattgtatgactaccagttggtagtctcaactttagggtttccggttgatgtgcttcaagcct encodes:
- the LOC131069123 gene encoding histone H2A — encoded protein: MESGAKAKKGAGGRKGGGPKKKGVSKSVKAGLQFPVGRIGRYLRKGRYAKRVGTGAPVYLAAVLEYLAAEVLELAGNAARDNKKNRIIPRHLLLAVRNDEELGKLMAGVTIAHGGVLPNIHQVLLPKKSAKEPKSPAKA